The following coding sequences lie in one Phorcysia thermohydrogeniphila genomic window:
- a CDS encoding class II aldolase/adducin family protein, translated as MPLPFFKERLELVKIGRIVFEAGLTDSHGGNISIRCGNYIVIKKSGKMLGYLTPEDFVVTTLEENEELDRFASIELKVHRAIYRELPEVKAILHAHSPYTVACSLLFDSIVPIDSEGKLLLGEVPVLSAQEVVSSDEVAKKIPELLKTSPAAIIKSHGPFTIGRTPEEALKYLSALENSCKILSIFRALNKRS; from the coding sequence TTGCCACTACCGTTCTTCAAAGAAAGGTTAGAACTCGTGAAAATAGGAAGAATAGTCTTTGAGGCCGGATTGACAGACAGCCACGGAGGAAACATCAGTATAAGGTGTGGCAACTACATAGTAATAAAGAAATCTGGGAAAATGCTCGGATACCTTACTCCAGAAGATTTCGTAGTCACAACCCTTGAAGAGAACGAGGAACTTGACCGTTTTGCATCCATAGAGCTAAAGGTTCACAGGGCCATATACAGAGAACTTCCGGAAGTAAAAGCCATCCTCCACGCCCATTCTCCCTACACCGTAGCTTGCTCCTTACTTTTTGACTCTATCGTTCCCATTGACTCAGAAGGGAAACTGCTACTTGGAGAAGTTCCTGTACTTTCTGCCCAAGAGGTTGTGTCTTCAGATGAGGTTGCTAAGAAAATACCGGAACTCCTAAAGACCTCTCCCGCAGCTATCATTAAGTCGCACGGTCCCTTCACCATTGGCAGGACACCTGAGGAAGCCTTGAAGTACCTCTCAGCTCTTGAAAACTCCTGTAAAATACTCTCTATCTTTAGAGCTCTAAACAAAAGGAGTTAA